The sequence TTACCCGCGTGGTCAGCTTCGTCATTCCCAAGGACCAGCCGGCCGGGCCGCTGACCCTTGAAGTGCGCGGCGGCGGCACTGTACCGCTTATGTACGGTTTGCTGAAAGACCAGGGGCTGGAAGGTGAACTGGCGCGGGTGGAAAAAAACAAACACCGCACTTTTGCCGACGTCGTCCGGGACGTGGTGGAGCGCGACCGCAACAATGATATCGTCGTCGAAATTCTCGACGTTGATCTGTCACAGCTGGGCAGCGGTCTGGCTGGCAGTCAGACCAACCGGCTGAAATTGGGCCATGACCCCCAACCCGCCGGCGATAAAACCAACCAGCCAAGCAGGGCGCGCGGCCCGCTGGGCGACTTTTTGAAAAAAAGCGAGGAAAACCGGACCAAATATCATATCACTACCGACTATATCATTGACAGCGATGCCCAGGTCATGATTGAGGTAGTTAAAGATGAAGGCAAATGAGAGGTGCACCCCGTGTAAGCGGGATGCACCTCTCGCCTTAACGCCGGCCTGGCCTCGTTGGCCATCGGACGAAAAAAAACAAGCCGGGCAGGGGAATGGCCGCATAATATTGAATAATACCAACCAGTGAGTAATATATTGCAAAAAAACGGCGCCCGTTTCGGGCCCAAGGCAGGCTGGACAGATGCTGATACCAATGCTGGAAAAACTTGGCCGGACGGTGCTGGTGCAACTGGAAACCACCGGCCGTGTTATCCTTTTATTTACCGAAACAATTTACCACCTGCGGCGGTTTAACCTAAAGCTGACGCTGCGCCAGGCAGCCCACCTCGGCGTCGATTCGCTGCCCATCGTGCTGTTAACCATCCTGTTTACCGGCATGGTTATGACCGTGCAGACCGCCCATGAATTTATCAAATACGGCGCCCAGTCTTCGGTCGGCGGCGTCGTCGCCGTGGCCATGGGCCGGGAACTGGCGCCGGTGCTGACCGGAGTGGTGGCGGCCGGCCGGGTAGGGGCGGCAATCACGGCCGAGATCGGTTCGATGAAGGTGACCGAGCAGATTGACGCCCTGCGGGTAATGGCGACCAACCCCATTGCCTATCTGGTCGTGCCGCGGCTGGTGGCCTGCGTTTTTATGCTGCCCATCCTGGTAGTTTTCGCCGACGTCATCGGCACGTTTGGCGGCTATCTGGTG is a genomic window of Thermosinus carboxydivorans Nor1 containing:
- a CDS encoding MlaE family ABC transporter permease translates to MLIPMLEKLGRTVLVQLETTGRVILLFTETIYHLRRFNLKLTLRQAAHLGVDSLPIVLLTILFTGMVMTVQTAHEFIKYGAQSSVGGVVAVAMGRELAPVLTGVVAAGRVGAAITAEIGSMKVTEQIDALRVMATNPIAYLVVPRLVACVFMLPILVVFADVIGTFGGYLVATLYAGIGSFTYLHSIKVFTAINDVTGGLIKAMVFGAIIAIIGCYKGLTTDEGAEGVGRATTGSVVASIILIFVTNYFLSLLLYR